In Trichomycterus rosablanca isolate fTriRos1 chromosome 2, fTriRos1.hap1, whole genome shotgun sequence, the genomic window AAACGTTTTGATAGTAATAATTGTTTCACTCACATGTCTGTCCTTTTTTCTTTCAACAGATTGGGAATAACCTTGGATAATGAAACATGCTGGAGGGGCATACCATCTATGAAACAGTCTGAGACCACAGAACTCTAGAATGTGCCAGACCTTGATGTAAAAAACGCCACAGCGCACAGAAACAGCACAACCTCATATAGGAGGGATCTTTCTGAAGCAAAGAAATAGTCCTCAGATTGTGCCAATAAGCTTTCAGTCGACAGACTGaaatatatatctatctaaaaaaaaaaatcagcagaCAATGCTTTGTGTTAGGAAACAAACATGATTGCAGAATGGATAAACCACAACCAGCCAAATGGAATTTTATAAGGCTTTATGATGTGTGTTGATCGGAGTTCAGTGTTtgtaacatgtcaatataactcCATTTTAGGTGTGGCAAAGTGGACTGACATGCCTAGACAGAATTCTAAGCACGAGAGGAAAAACTCTCTCTCCAAGACACGTCATGCTGGAACCACGCCTGTGGCTTAGCTGTGCCAACGGAATACAGCCATTAAGAAGTCCAAGCAGGACTGGTTTAAAACAAAACCTCAGCTTACGAGGAAGAAACAAAGCAATATTAAGATGTACaaaagtgaatgttaaaagagcTTAAGAATTGACTGAGGATGTGGGTGGAAAATCTCAACATGAGATTGAAAGGAATATGTAGAAAGTTGTTCAAAAGTTTGCTAAGACAATGAAGGTCACTATTAAGAAAACAAACTAAAAGTTATTAACAGAAACGGTATTCCCCTTGTAGGGGCAAATATGTTCTTATCCTAACCGCAACAAAGATTGACATGTTAAAGGATCTTCCCATTGTGCTCTCTATCATACTGAGACAGTGAAATCAATACAAGCATTATCTGCTGTATAACCCAGATTGTCCTagaatttgtttttttaagtcaaaattatattttaacacATACTTTTTACAGTTACTTCTAGTTTTACTGTCTCAATAACTGGAGGAcaatgtacaaaccccatttccgtAGAAGCTGGAacactattataaaaaatataataaaacctaaaaacTTCTTAACTAACAAGGGTACAATGAAAACAttttcaatgtttttactgacaaaacctaatagtattttgtaaatataaataaaaaaaatagaatgtgacgcctgcaacacactcaaaaaagttgggacagaggcaaaataaagtTACACAAGTAACACTGTTCTGGAAGGTTCCTCAATAGCAGTTCTACTGGTATCAGGTGAGATCATCAAGATTCAGTATAAAAGGAGCATCCACTAAAGgcttagtctttgcaagcaaggatGGGTCATGGTTCATGAAAGGATTGTCAGTCAGCTGAAAAACAAGATTGCAACGAATTTCTTTCACCACCTACAGATCATATCATTAAAGGATTCAGGGAGTAAGATGCAGACGCGTATGGAGAGACAAATGCTACCATCAAGACGACATCTTTTTCTTGGAACTTGATGTCTATTTTAGCTGGACTATACTAGACTTCATTTTCCACAaattacaacagtgtggcttcatagagagagagagagagtatgcACTTGACTCAAATCTGACTACTACTGTAAATGTATGGCACATTATGAAGCTGTAgaatagtggttaaggtactggactagtaaccagaaggtcgctggttcaagcaccaccactgccaggttactgttgctgttgggcccttgagcaaggcccttaaccctaaattgctcagactgtatactgtaactgtaatgtaagtcgctttggataatagcgtctgctaaatgccgaaaatgtaaatgaagaggAAAATTAGACGATGATGAGCACAGACTTTTGAGCAGCAAAAGTTTGTATCCAGCAAGAACAGAACTCTACCTACAACACTGCAACGATTTATATAAATTCCCAAACGATTAAGGTGATGTTACCTAGTCgtgaacatgcctctgtccgcctttttgagtgttttgcaggcatcaatttctaaatttgtttttatttaacaaatagaaagtgtctcaactttttttgaaatggggGTTGTATGTAAATATGACTTTGTATTGACCATGCCATtacaaacatattttattatacatgGTTAGTTATATAATGTCTCAGGTCTGGGCCTAGGCTCAATAATGTCAATGCAAAGTTTTAATTATAGTACCAGACAAACAGGTATTACAGAATACCAAAGAAAACTATGCACCCAACAAGGTGCATGCTGTAAAATAGTAGTGTTTGATAAAGTCTGATCAAATTTAATAATTGGTACAGTGTTGATTACCAATAACTTGAGGCaattgtcattttttttattttggaaaaATGTAGTCAAGTCATTTTTGTATTAtgtgaataaatgaaaagaaagaaTTGTAAATAGAGGGTTTTAAACTATTTACTTTTGATTCACTTAGGCTCAATTAAAAACATCACAACACAATACAATGTATAAACAACATCTGGCCACTAAGATATTTCTATACTCTAGGTCAGCTCAATTTGTACAGGAACATCAGTAAACATGTCATATTTTCCTTAGTAGTCATTAAAATTTCTTATCAGTTATGGTAACTATTTCAGTTATGCAGGGTATGTGTAAATAATTCACCATGCATCAATGTCTCAGCATCCAGACAAGTATCCATGTTCTGGGTGTTTCCTGGCTCTTCCTGTAAATGTGCTACCTGCTCCAATATCTGGTGTTCTAGATCCAGtattcacattcacacacaataacaacaattaCAAAGAGGAGAACTTAGATTTCAGTAAgtgtagcaagttacataaaatAACATACCAGCTTTCagtagctgctctgtggtgtatTCAGCAGAGTGTACCTCAGTGGGGAGTCTTTCTGTAGTCTAAGAACAGAAACGTAcagattaatatatatatatatatatatatatatatatatatatatatatatatatatatatatacacatatatattaaTCTGTAAAACATATCTTGCCTCTGTTGTTTAAAAATTGtacaattatataattatataaaaaacatcaggttaaagtattttttaataGATAAGCCCTCCTTTTTTAGAGCCTACTTACAAACACAGTGGACAGGCTCTTGTGCTGTCCAATCAGCTGCTGCAATTGGTTTTCAAACTTCATCCTAGCAGAGAGTGTTAATTGTGTTTAATTCAAGTCCGATGCAACAACAGCTTTAAAGCAAAACCATTCACCTTAAGTAATACAGTGCTGGAACCCCCTGTGAaccatgtagtgtgaaaacaaTGACTAAAGGAAAACTCTGAGACATTGCACTTTAGAATTATGGCCTGTAGCTGGActattaactaattaattattaagCTGCATAAAACTGATTTACATAAAATTCAATATTTCAAAGTTTTTTTCTGTACTTTAGCCGACATCGATTACATCAGACAATTGCAACACAGATTGGTCAAAATTGAAATAATTTAGTAGATGGTAtggttaaaataaaaagctacaTTTTCTGATCTTGGCCAATTCCAATGTTATGGTAGAAACCAGCTCCAAATGAATtgctgtttttcatgttttgatCACATTAGGCTACATGAAAACCCTGCCTttaactattagtgagggccaGTTTATGTTAATACTccacttttcatttttatatgcAGCCATATGTAGTTCCCTAGTTtcttttgtaaagaaaaaagaaaaaacaaaaaaacattaacagTAAAAAGCAATACCGTATTTTTCGGTGTCTTAGTTTTGTTTCCTGGATTTGACAGTAGTAATGCTGTACAAGTTCTTCTTTCTGTTGCTTTACTTCAGACTGTCTGCATTAAGAGAGCTCAAACATTACAACAGCAGAACAGAAAGAGTTGATGTAATGATAGATGTGTAGCATCACAGTTCTTCCCTGAGTTCTCGGAAACAATCATTGTCACCATGTAAACATTAGTATGGAAGTTTGACAGGTGGCCTGTTACAGTAAACACAAAAAACTGTTGAAGGGTCTAGGACAGTATGTACATGTATTCACATACATatctgtatttacatttgttctaTGAGGGTCATGTTTTGGAGTAGGACCCCAATCCAGCTTAAGTCCCAaaaagcactttttaaactatatttttattaaaagtaattaagaCCAATATGGTACATGATagaaattatttttaaagaattaaaatagaTTATTCTTTAGAAAAGCATTATGTCATGGCTAAGGGAACAGATGCTAAGAAAAATAATTATGTATTTGGATGCTCTTCTAAAAATTTACTTCATTAGTTTAACCAGTAAATATGACTCTGGgtcatcccccccccccacccccacaaaaaaccccaaaaacaaACAGTTACTAGTTGATAATCCTGCTTATTCTTTGTGATATTAAAGAGCAAAAGCGGGTTATCAACATGCTGTTGTTGATGTAACAATGTTGGTGTAATAAAATTCAAGTCTGAACATGCTCAGCACTCAGTTCTACCCTTGGATGCAAGATCACAAAGTCATCACCCGATTCACCCGAGGCTAATCCCATGCCAGATTAACCCCTCTCCAAACAGCTCCTCATTCCATGGACTGTTAGCACAGCATTGCACTTTCCCCTAACCGCTATagtgtttactttatttacatattagCATTAGCACACAGCTGCCACTTTCGGGTTTGTTAAAAGTACTACTATGATGGAAAAATGACCAGAGGAAGATGCAGCATAGATGTACAAGTTAAACATCAGACTTTGTGTCAACATAGGACAGTGGTATGTTCAGGGTCTCAATTCACTTGGCAAGTTGTCAATACTTGGTAATGAATTGAAAAAAACTTGTCTGAGAAGAAAGAGTCAGGCATGGGCACTTCAAGACGTTAAATAGACACAGCGCTGTCCTCAGACTAAGAGGGCTGCAAACACCATGGAGTTGCTGTCTGGGTTCACAGAAACATTGCTACATGCATAATATTCTACAACCCAGTGAGTAGCAGAGTTATATCAGCCAAATTTACACCAATTGCTGACAAAGGAAATGAAGAGACTGAACAATTCAAGGACATTGAACATGTACTCTAATGATTTCAATGCAAGAGTCAGAGAAGATGCAAAAGTATGGAGCTCAAACGCTGCCATAAGTATttgaatctgaattttataaatttgaaatatttcaatctgaattttataaatttgaaatatttcaatctgaattttataaatttgaaatatttaatggcgtaatttataaatttgatatttaacaatgcttttttgtgatttgaacttgtgaggTAATGACATTAGCTGTtgaaaaaatttcatttcaaaatcacaacttgcaattttcagattttaaaaattcagataaaaaaaattcagatctctcagattcAAATCTCAGAAATACGAATTCAAGCTTGAGGTGAAACATCCGGGTTTCCCAGGAAAAGTAAACTTTCCAGAGCGATCGAACGCAGCATTTAACCAATCACAGCGCtgcctcacctgcgttcatgtcTGTGGAGGAGAAATGAATCCCAATGAGGTAAGTGCATCCAAAGTGTCAACCTCAACTGACCAGATGAGTCGAACCAGGTGTGTTAGGTAAATGAGGTAAAGACTGAACTCTGAAGTGCTATACGGCACACCAGGAAAGAAGTTTCACAACATTTCTGAACTCCCCGTTTTAATATGTGCAAGCAACGGAATATCCATGCCTTCCTAAACTCAGACCAGCTCATGCCAAGCAAAACTCTTAGCTAACCACTACCAACAAGCTAGCTAACGCTAACTAACCTTATCCCGCGCGTTATCACGCCACCAGCGTTACATAACGCAAAATATAAAACTTGCCGTAAAGCACGTTGAGTATTTACCAGAACTATAAATAATTAGCTGACTGTGTGGATCTGAAGAACTTTGGATGCACTTACCTCATTGGGATTCATTTCTCCTCCACAgacatgaacgcaggtgaggcaGCGCTGTGATTGGTTAAATGCTGCGTTCGATCGCTCTGGAAAGTTTACTTTTCCTGGGAAACTCGGATGTTTCACCTCAAGCTTGAATTCGTATTTTTGAGATTTgaatctgagagatctgaattttttttatctgaattttttaaatctgaaaattgcaagttgtaattttgaaatgaaattttttcaacagcaaatttcaccacctcacaagttcaaatcacaaaaaaagcattgttaaaattcaaatttataaattacgccattaaatatttcaaatttataaaattcagattgaaatatttcaaatttataaattacgccattaaatatttcaaatttataaaattcagattcagATACTTATGGCAGCGTTTGAGCTCCATACAAAAGAAAGTGAAGTCCTTGGTAAATAAGGTCATGGTGCAAGAAACGGTAGGGGTCAGTCAGGTAGATTTCTGTACAGGCCACTCAGGTGAAATAAGGACCTGCCAGTCAATGCATGGACGTTACTGGTACCCAGGAATGCATGCAGATGTCCAGAAATTTGTTTATTCCTGCTTTTTCTGTGCACAAGCTAAGAACTCCCTAGTCCTTGCTGGCACCTTGGAACCTTTTTATATTCCCCAATAACCTTGAATCTACTTCTCTGTGGACCTCGTCACCTCCCAGAATATGAATCTAACACCACCATACTGGTTGTGATTAATCACTTATCTAAATAGTATTACTATagtattgtttttgtattttttcgttACATTGCatgaacattataaataatattttgcaatattttttattacagttaGAATCTAAGTTCTGTGTATAAGAAACATTGAAACAGTTTAGAAGTACTCTTAGAGTACTGTATTAAGTACTGTTATGAAATTAGCTGTTTTGTTGCATGGTTGGAAACAATttatttaatgccatgtttatgaaaaCTTCTACTCACCTTTGGGACTCTTGTTCAAGGTCTTCACATTTatactgcagagatctacatgTCTCTGTTACAGCAAATAGACAAGCAAATTAGTATTTGACAATTATTTAATAAGCACATTTTAAATGGATGGTTCTGCTAGGCACATGGGTGAGGCAGCAGTCTAATATGAAAGCCTATCACAGCTAGAACCTGGCTTCAAGTGTCAGTTGTACCACCAGGATGGTCAGACACTCTTTGCCACTTCTCAGCAAGGAAAGGACTGATGGGAAATGCAACAATGACTTGTGTGCTCAAGGCACAGGTGGAGAAAGACAGCATGTTAGGGCTGTTGTTAAAATGTGATCAGAATGCATGTGCTTAGACTAGACGGCAATGTGTTTAGACACATTTTAatttgcagaaatgaatgacaGGCTTCCatttattatgaattaaaaTAGCCGTATAGCCCCAGAACTACTTTTATAGACTaattaatttaatcattaaataaaataaataagcagtGTCCAGCTATGAGAACTAAACACCTTTCACTTCACAAGATCTGGTCGTAGAAATTAAACGATCTGGTGttccattttctgcataatAAACAGATTTGCTCATTTGTAGCCAAAGTGATTGtttctgtatgtatatttaaaatactatcACCTATCCATTCTTTCACAGTGTCACAAAGTCAGGAAACTTGCAACCCCTGGTTATAACTTTTTGCTAGCACgcattaaaacataaaattgTATAGATCTCTTAAACTGTCTTCTGTGTCATAAATCAACTACAATCATCTGAAACTGTTGCACATAAGTACACATTATATGAAACAGGCCAAAATCTGAAAGTAAACCCTTTTGTCTGGATGGTctgatgtaataataataataaaataaaaaaacagcaaaaaaccCTGATCTGCCacaaattagaagctgctggaacactgaTGGCACTGTCTACAGTGTAGGAAACTTTTCATTGCCATGGGCCTATAGGCTGGTTTGTTTCAgcaccttttttatttcatggcAGACATGTTCTTTGCTGCTTCTTATGTTTTCATTGCCATCAGGAAAATTCAAACGAGACCTTGAATTAACTGTGGGTAAAGATAATCTTGCTGCATTGGAAGAAAATCATTTTgccatgtatatatacagtattaaaagCTAAGACACATAGAATGTTCAGAAATACGGATAATAAGAATTGCAATACAATatattttgttgtgtttgtttagctTTAGTCCCTACAGGCTTAGGTATGTAACATACAGAAGCATCAAACTCAATGACTTAAATCCTGTATAAATTATATAAGTTGTAGAAATTGTTTCTGAATGCAAATATACTTGCATTTGGTTTAACAGAGCACTTTACcttctttttcatttaaaattccCTGTAGCTTTGCTACCTCAGTGGccactgaaaaaaaaagaaacagaaaatataaaaaaacaacaaaaatatatcatttatatatttcttGACCTGAAATGACAAGTATGGTTACATGGTTAAatacactgtacaaaaaccatATTTGGACAACATATATGTATATCTTTAATCTTTAACTGATCTACAATTGTTTACTTACAGGCATTTTCTTCATCTTGCAATGTGTTTGTTAGGGAAAGAGCCTCTTTTAGCTCTTCTTCAATAACTCGCTTGGctaccaaataaaataaaatagattacattaaaaaaaaaaagagagtattttatattttagagtGATTTTCATTGATACAAGAACCAATTAATGTTGGTTTATGGAGAAAAATGTGTTTGGTGCAAGACAACTAACCTTGTTGCAAGTTTCTAAGCTTGCTCAACAGCTCTTCTATTTTCGGCTCTTTTTCACTTACTGTGCACAAAATCATTGCACGCACACGTTCAAAAAATTTTAAGTTTTGagatacataaaaataatattaaaattcagaaaataaacagtaactgttattttaacaataaaatTCAGAAAATAAGCAGTAACTGTACATCTAAAGGTGCATACATGTGTTTCCTGTAAAGGATGTTTTGTCATTTATATTCAAAATCAGCAAACAAAGACCAGGTACGTTTGCATCAGTTTTAAAAGGTAAACTGTACAACAACCCAAATCACCCCTAGCACTGTACAGAATACTGTAATGTATGGCTTTCCTGCTTGTTGATACAGAAATACgagaacaaataaaaataaagttaaatatttaaaagaaaacttaCCAGAAGCCTGTGGACGCCTCAGGATATCCTCAACATCGAAGGACTCTAAGAAGACGAGAAACGTAAGAACAGCCATTAGCAAGACAGTCGAACAATTAAGTTAACTCATAAGACGGTCATGTTACAAAATGGTATTTCATACAGTTCAGTGATATTGGTTTTATTTACGTG contains:
- the si:ch211-199g17.9 gene encoding synaptonemal complex central element protein 1-like isoform X2; the protein is MSIVESFDVEDILRRPQASVSEKEPKIEELLSKLRNLQQAKRVIEEELKEALSLTNTLQDEENALATEVAKLQGILNEKEETCRSLQYKCEDLEQESQRMKFENQLQQLIGQHKSLSTVFTTERLPTEVHSAEYTTEQLLKAEHQILEQVAHLQEEPGNTQNMDTCLDAETLMHGELFTHTLHN
- the si:ch211-199g17.9 gene encoding synaptonemal complex central element protein 1 isoform X1, with the protein product MSIVESFDVEDILRRPQASVSEKEPKIEELLSKLRNLQQAKRVIEEELKEALSLTNTLQDEENALATEVAKLQGILNEKEETCRSLQYKCEDLEQESQRQSEVKQQKEELVQHYYCQIQETKLRHRKIRMKFENQLQQLIGQHKSLSTVFTTERLPTEVHSAEYTTEQLLKAEHQILEQVAHLQEEPGNTQNMDTCLDAETLMHGELFTHTLHN